One window from the genome of Haladaptatus paucihalophilus DX253 encodes:
- a CDS encoding SdpI family protein translates to MKGRKSYFIALALVVVSFGLSAYFYPRMPGQMATHWNASGAADGTMPKLWGLLLLPTLTAGLLVLLAALPRIDPLRKNVAAFREYYDLFVVLFVAFMLYVHLLTILWNLGYRFNFTTVLAPAMGVLFYFIGALMNRVERNWFVGIKTPWTLSNDDVWKKTHTRAGPLFKLAGVLAVLAVFVPQYAIYLMVGPVLLASVYLTVYSYVEYRRVTV, encoded by the coding sequence ATGAAGGGGAGAAAATCGTACTTCATCGCGCTCGCGCTCGTCGTCGTTTCGTTCGGCCTCAGCGCGTACTTCTATCCCCGAATGCCGGGACAGATGGCGACCCACTGGAACGCGAGCGGTGCCGCCGACGGGACGATGCCGAAACTGTGGGGCCTACTGCTTCTTCCGACGCTGACCGCGGGACTCCTCGTCCTGCTCGCCGCGCTTCCGCGCATCGACCCGCTCCGGAAGAACGTCGCGGCGTTTCGGGAGTACTACGACCTGTTCGTCGTCCTGTTCGTCGCCTTCATGCTGTACGTCCATCTGCTGACCATCCTGTGGAACCTCGGCTACCGGTTCAACTTCACGACCGTCCTCGCCCCGGCGATGGGCGTGTTGTTCTACTTCATCGGCGCGCTCATGAATCGCGTCGAGCGCAACTGGTTCGTCGGCATCAAGACCCCGTGGACGCTCTCGAACGACGACGTGTGGAAGAAGACGCATACGCGCGCCGGGCCGCTGTTCAAACTGGCGGGCGTCCTCGCCGTCCTCGCCGTCTTTGTCCCGCAGTACGCCATCTACCTGATGGTCGGGCCGGTGCTTCTCGCCTCCGTCTACCTCACGGTGTACTCCTACGTCGAATACCGGCGCGTCACCGTCTGA
- a CDS encoding OFA family MFS transporter: MSTTDIDYSARAKDVLGFSRWWQVAAAVVMMGLVSPYQYVWSSIRSPMANRLAIDPAALGAVFTLFVIFQAGSQFPVGWWRDRHGPRALTLLAGLLAGGGYLGLSRATSVWQLYVLYSLGAVGVGIVYTVAVNTALKWFPDRRGLTTGLGTMAFAGGSALVVPYVRANATAANYPGVLRNMGLLIGIGIIVGAVVLRDPPKGWLEATTNGGDDAGSDADPTARKQYTWREMAGTWQFWVMYVMFVCASGAGLMLTAKVVSFAENLGLAAVIATVSATVLPVAGGVGRLVVGDASDRLDREKAMAASFFLCGIGLFAVVWFARAESNVGFILAVIVATFFWSPQYTLFPSVVGDYYGREHSSANYALLYSGKMWGGVFGGAVTGFLITATGWTTAFLVGGVLAIVAAVGALFLRPPTDS, encoded by the coding sequence ATGAGTACTACCGATATCGATTATTCTGCACGTGCGAAAGACGTGCTCGGCTTCTCCAGATGGTGGCAGGTCGCCGCCGCCGTCGTGATGATGGGGCTCGTCAGTCCCTATCAGTACGTCTGGTCGTCCATCCGTTCGCCGATGGCGAACCGCCTCGCCATCGACCCGGCGGCGCTCGGCGCGGTGTTCACCCTCTTCGTCATCTTTCAGGCGGGGTCGCAGTTCCCGGTCGGTTGGTGGCGCGACAGACACGGCCCGCGTGCGCTGACGCTACTGGCCGGACTCCTCGCGGGAGGCGGCTACCTCGGCCTCTCGCGTGCGACGAGCGTCTGGCAGTTGTACGTCCTCTACTCGCTCGGTGCCGTCGGGGTCGGCATCGTCTACACGGTCGCGGTGAACACGGCGCTGAAGTGGTTCCCGGACCGTCGCGGCCTGACGACCGGACTCGGGACGATGGCTTTCGCGGGCGGCAGTGCGCTGGTCGTTCCGTACGTCCGGGCGAACGCGACGGCCGCGAACTATCCCGGCGTCCTCCGGAACATGGGCCTGCTCATCGGAATCGGAATCATCGTCGGCGCGGTCGTGCTTCGGGACCCGCCGAAGGGGTGGCTCGAAGCGACGACGAACGGGGGCGACGACGCCGGTTCCGACGCCGACCCGACCGCGAGAAAGCAGTACACGTGGCGCGAGATGGCGGGAACGTGGCAGTTCTGGGTGATGTACGTCATGTTCGTCTGCGCCAGCGGAGCCGGACTGATGCTGACCGCGAAGGTCGTCTCCTTCGCCGAAAACCTCGGTTTGGCGGCCGTCATCGCGACGGTTTCGGCGACGGTGTTGCCGGTCGCGGGCGGCGTCGGCCGTCTGGTCGTCGGGGACGCCTCGGACCGTCTCGACCGCGAAAAGGCGATGGCGGCGTCCTTTTTCCTCTGTGGAATCGGCCTGTTCGCCGTCGTCTGGTTCGCGCGCGCGGAATCGAACGTCGGATTCATCCTCGCGGTCATCGTCGCCACGTTCTTCTGGAGTCCGCAGTACACGCTGTTCCCGAGCGTCGTAGGTGACTACTACGGCCGAGAACACTCGTCCGCGAACTACGCGCTCCTCTACTCCGGCAAGATGTGGGGCGGGGTGTTCGGCGGGGCGGTCACGGGCTTTCTCATCACCGCGACGGGGTGGACGACGGCGTTCCTCGTCGGGGGCGTGCTCGCAATCGTGGCGGCGGTCGGCGCGCTGTTCCTCCGTCCGCCGACGGACAGCTAA
- a CDS encoding ornithine cyclodeaminase family protein, producing MTETLFLTSDDVAGLAGMDEFVDAVRDGYRQRGTGAPAKPRTTLVNDEPAGMLTGYSAILPETGAMGGYMYSAGFGAGDAWFMTPLFDAESGQPLALIDGASMNPFKTGAAGAVGLDALAREDATSLAIIGSGAQARGQLKAAVTVRDIETVSVFSPTKESRESFAAEMNEALSASVAAVASSAAAVEDADIVITATTASEPVFDGDILEDGTHVTAMGQYHPEKSELDETTIERSKYVPDLRERATQDAGSFLAALESGAVDEDHIHAELGEVVAGEKPGRESEDEITVFDSGGTGIETVASAYMLYEKATAEELGSTISLSPASEALTGE from the coding sequence ATGACCGAGACGCTGTTTTTGACGAGCGACGACGTTGCAGGACTGGCCGGAATGGACGAGTTCGTCGATGCCGTGCGCGACGGCTACCGCCAGCGGGGGACGGGCGCGCCCGCGAAACCCCGAACGACGCTGGTGAACGACGAACCGGCGGGGATGTTGACCGGCTACTCGGCGATTCTCCCCGAAACCGGCGCGATGGGGGGGTACATGTACTCGGCCGGATTCGGCGCGGGCGATGCGTGGTTCATGACGCCGCTGTTCGACGCCGAGAGCGGCCAGCCCCTCGCGCTCATCGACGGCGCGAGCATGAATCCGTTCAAGACGGGCGCGGCGGGTGCAGTCGGACTCGACGCGCTCGCCCGCGAGGACGCGACCTCCCTCGCAATCATCGGTAGCGGCGCACAGGCGCGCGGACAACTCAAAGCCGCCGTGACCGTCCGCGACATCGAAACCGTCTCCGTCTTCTCGCCGACGAAGGAGAGTCGCGAGTCGTTCGCGGCCGAGATGAACGAGGCGCTCTCCGCGTCGGTCGCCGCCGTCGCCAGCAGCGCCGCGGCAGTCGAGGACGCGGACATCGTTATCACCGCGACGACGGCCAGCGAACCGGTGTTCGACGGCGACATCCTCGAAGACGGGACGCACGTCACCGCGATGGGACAGTATCATCCCGAAAAGAGCGAACTCGACGAGACGACGATAGAGCGCTCGAAATACGTCCCCGACTTGCGAGAGCGGGCGACGCAGGACGCCGGGTCGTTCCTCGCGGCGCTGGAGTCGGGTGCGGTGGACGAGGACCACATCCACGCCGAACTCGGCGAGGTGGTCGCGGGCGAGAAACCGGGTCGTGAATCCGAAGACGAGATAACCGTCTTCGACAGCGGCGGGACCGGCATCGAAACCGTCGCCTCGGCGTACATGCTCTACGAGAAGGCGACGGCGGAGGAACTCGGCTCGACGATTTCGCTGTCGCCCGCGAGCGAAGCGTTGACCGGGGAATAG
- a CDS encoding ATP-grasp domain-containing protein, with translation MARTDDAPIRVGVLSFHNSKETKAILNAVEDLGYTPVWLRKGNTRIQILDDEPRFAPDVDIVVNRLLLTTAEHPLEHLEIANAVAGLRPMVNRPDAVLTAIHKYATAVRLSNHGIRTPDSFLGLSAATFAEGRRFVGGPILQKAGIGTHGEAAWKVGTGKRPTPMVGNRHTFLQRFLDQDGRQSDVRVYVVGDEIVGAMRRSAPNGDWRTNVARGGTPEDATDEIPDEVRTIAREATHVLGLDVAGVDVMEWNGDWYVLEVNPTAGFTGLFRATGSSAAPFIARYAIECAGGEVASERVEAVARTLDDSIPNCKPVDSAAANGRRTVGYTEWVTVNGMREAASVVAKADTGATRTSIGIDLASRVGAGPVKSSAAVKFGSGKTSKTRPLVDVDIGIGGRWHRVTASVEDRSHMRHHLILGRDVLSDYRVDIRRRANEE, from the coding sequence ATGGCTCGCACAGACGACGCCCCGATTCGGGTCGGCGTCCTCAGTTTTCACAACAGCAAGGAGACGAAGGCCATTTTGAACGCGGTTGAGGACCTCGGTTACACGCCGGTCTGGTTACGGAAGGGAAACACCCGGATTCAGATACTCGACGACGAGCCGCGGTTCGCCCCGGACGTGGATATCGTCGTCAATCGGCTGCTGTTGACGACCGCGGAACACCCGCTGGAACACCTCGAAATCGCTAACGCGGTCGCCGGACTCCGCCCGATGGTCAACCGGCCGGACGCCGTGCTGACCGCGATTCACAAGTACGCGACCGCGGTCCGCCTCTCGAACCACGGCATCAGGACGCCGGATTCGTTCCTCGGACTGTCCGCCGCCACGTTCGCGGAGGGTCGTCGCTTCGTCGGCGGGCCGATACTCCAGAAGGCGGGAATCGGAACTCACGGCGAAGCCGCGTGGAAGGTCGGGACGGGCAAACGGCCGACGCCGATGGTCGGCAACAGACACACGTTCCTCCAGCGGTTTCTCGACCAAGACGGGAGACAGTCCGACGTCCGCGTCTACGTCGTCGGCGACGAAATCGTCGGCGCGATGCGACGCTCGGCCCCGAACGGCGACTGGCGGACGAACGTTGCGCGCGGGGGAACGCCGGAAGACGCGACGGACGAGATTCCCGACGAGGTTCGAACCATCGCACGCGAGGCGACGCACGTCCTCGGTCTCGACGTCGCCGGTGTCGACGTGATGGAGTGGAACGGCGACTGGTACGTCCTCGAAGTGAACCCGACGGCGGGGTTTACCGGCCTCTTCCGCGCGACCGGCAGCAGCGCGGCCCCGTTCATCGCCCGGTACGCCATCGAATGCGCTGGCGGCGAGGTCGCCAGCGAACGGGTCGAAGCGGTTGCGAGGACGCTCGACGACTCGATTCCGAACTGCAAGCCGGTCGATTCGGCCGCGGCGAACGGACGGCGGACGGTCGGCTACACGGAGTGGGTGACGGTCAACGGCATGCGCGAGGCGGCGTCGGTCGTCGCCAAGGCGGACACCGGCGCGACCCGAACGAGCATCGGCATCGACCTCGCGTCGCGCGTCGGCGCGGGACCCGTCAAGAGCAGCGCCGCCGTGAAGTTCGGCAGCGGGAAAACGAGCAAAACACGGCCGTTGGTGGACGTGGACATCGGCATCGGCGGGCGGTGGCACCGCGTCACGGCCAGCGTCGAGGACAGAAGCCACATGCGCCACCACCTCATCCTCGGGCGGGACGTGCTTTCGGACTATCGCGTCGATATCCGTCGCCGGGCGAACGAGGAGTGA
- a CDS encoding presenilin family intramembrane aspartyl protease PSH — MDTRTREFVASGFTVAIFLAVQLGALALVGPFKTAGYQTVKDPSNPTNSLVYIGVILVFTAGMLLVIKLGVEWILRAIIILTSGMLSLYVFTVVIPAVVTVTVDGSQVNVLAWAAAALVSVALLLYPEWYVIDSAGVVMGAGSAGLFGISFGLLPAILLLAVLAVYDAISVYGTEHMLTLASGVMDLKIPVILVIPLSLSYSFLEDAVQATSEGAVNEDEVAASADEQAVDGGEDVETDEAGSGAHDRDAFFIGLGDAVMPTVMVASAAFFSPAEPLLSGIALNLPALTAMVGTLVGLVVLLWMVMKGRAHAGLPLLNGGAIGGYLVGALASGIPLLKALGL; from the coding sequence ATGGATACTCGAACGCGGGAGTTCGTCGCCTCCGGGTTCACCGTCGCCATCTTTCTGGCGGTGCAACTCGGCGCGCTGGCGCTGGTGGGGCCGTTCAAGACGGCGGGCTACCAGACGGTCAAGGACCCCTCCAATCCGACGAACAGCCTCGTCTACATCGGCGTTATCCTCGTCTTCACGGCGGGAATGTTGTTGGTCATCAAACTCGGCGTGGAGTGGATTCTCCGCGCGATAATCATCCTCACGAGCGGGATGCTCTCGCTGTACGTCTTCACCGTGGTGATTCCGGCCGTCGTCACCGTCACGGTCGATGGGTCACAGGTCAACGTCCTCGCGTGGGCCGCCGCCGCGCTCGTTTCGGTCGCGCTGTTGCTCTATCCCGAATGGTACGTCATCGACTCGGCGGGCGTCGTGATGGGGGCCGGGTCGGCCGGACTGTTCGGCATCAGTTTCGGCCTGCTCCCCGCGATTCTCCTGCTCGCGGTGCTCGCGGTGTACGACGCCATCAGCGTCTACGGCACGGAACACATGCTGACGCTCGCCTCGGGCGTGATGGACCTGAAGATACCCGTCATCCTCGTGATTCCGCTGTCGCTCTCCTACTCCTTCCTCGAAGACGCGGTGCAGGCCACCAGCGAGGGTGCGGTGAACGAGGACGAGGTGGCGGCGTCGGCCGACGAACAGGCGGTGGACGGCGGCGAGGACGTCGAGACGGACGAGGCCGGAAGCGGTGCTCACGACCGGGACGCGTTCTTCATCGGACTCGGCGATGCCGTCATGCCGACCGTGATGGTCGCCAGCGCGGCCTTCTTCTCCCCGGCCGAACCGCTTCTCTCGGGTATCGCGCTCAACCTGCCCGCGCTGACCGCGATGGTCGGGACGCTCGTCGGACTGGTCGTCCTGCTCTGGATGGTGATGAAGGGTCGGGCACACGCCGGACTGCCGCTCCTGAACGGCGGCGCTATCGGCGGGTACCTCGTCGGCGCGCTGGCGAGCGGTATCCCGCTGCTGAAAGCCCTCGGACTGTAA
- a CDS encoding H/ACA ribonucleoprotein complex subunit GAR1 → MQRLGQVVRTAQGLAIVRSPSDEYPNIGTTVVDEGLSEVGRVVDVFGPVSRPYVAVSPDEDAQLAMLVGSKLYAR, encoded by the coding sequence ATGCAGCGGTTGGGACAGGTCGTCCGGACGGCCCAAGGACTCGCCATCGTGCGGTCGCCGAGCGATGAGTACCCGAACATCGGGACGACGGTGGTGGACGAAGGGCTGTCGGAAGTCGGTCGGGTCGTGGACGTGTTCGGGCCGGTGTCGCGGCCGTACGTGGCGGTGTCGCCGGACGAGGACGCGCAACTGGCGATGCTTGTCGGGTCGAAGCTCTACGCCCGCTAG
- the srp19 gene encoding signal recognition particle subunit SRP19: protein MVEIVIWPAYIDAELTRGEGRRVPQESAVEDPTVDEIARAVQQVGYDTVIERDKAYSREGWTARGRVLVQNADDSSKNDLIQAVAAYVTAMRN, encoded by the coding sequence ATGGTCGAGATAGTCATCTGGCCCGCCTACATCGACGCGGAGTTGACCCGCGGCGAGGGGCGGCGGGTGCCCCAGGAATCCGCCGTCGAGGACCCGACGGTGGACGAGATCGCCCGAGCGGTGCAACAAGTCGGCTACGATACCGTCATCGAACGCGACAAAGCCTACTCCCGCGAGGGGTGGACGGCGCGCGGTCGCGTGTTGGTGCAGAACGCCGACGACTCCTCGAAGAACGACCTCATTCAGGCCGTCGCCGCGTACGTCACGGCCATGCGCAACTGA
- a CDS encoding PGF-CTERM-anchored ABC transporter substrate-binding protein: MRRVLLSALVLVAAVVGSLGVGLGAGVAGAQETCTYPVTKTDATGTNVTIEEEPSRIVTLSPSAAQTMWKIGGKEKVVGVSKYSAYLDGASAKANVSGSGMTAAVPEKVVAQEPDLVLAPNVISDETVKKLRDAGLTVYKFRESKSIDDIYAKTELTGRLTGECDGAQRTVSWMKDRIETVHQAVEGEDSPKVMYVMSGGYTAGSGTFMDTIITQAGGTNVAAEAGIKSYQPISSEVVVEQQPDWFILSAGSKIPDDYGETPAAKENRTVSLNPNYVSQPAPQIVTPITKLAKTLHPEAYAQANVTTTTETTNTDTSGTDSKTTTTTAATTTESNGQPGLGVPVAVAAVALVGLLARRD; encoded by the coding sequence ATGAGACGCGTACTGCTGTCGGCACTGGTGCTCGTCGCCGCGGTCGTCGGCTCCCTCGGAGTCGGCCTCGGCGCGGGCGTCGCCGGTGCACAGGAGACCTGCACGTACCCGGTCACGAAGACCGACGCGACGGGCACGAACGTCACGATAGAGGAAGAACCGAGTCGGATCGTCACGCTCTCGCCGAGCGCGGCCCAGACGATGTGGAAGATCGGCGGGAAGGAGAAAGTCGTCGGCGTCTCGAAGTACTCCGCGTACCTCGACGGCGCGAGCGCGAAGGCGAACGTCTCGGGTTCCGGGATGACGGCGGCCGTCCCCGAGAAGGTCGTCGCGCAGGAACCCGACCTCGTTCTCGCGCCCAACGTCATCTCGGACGAGACGGTGAAGAAGCTCCGCGATGCGGGGCTGACGGTGTACAAGTTCCGCGAGTCGAAGTCCATCGACGACATCTACGCGAAAACCGAACTCACGGGGCGACTCACCGGCGAGTGCGACGGCGCACAACGGACCGTCTCGTGGATGAAAGACCGCATCGAAACCGTCCATCAGGCCGTCGAGGGCGAGGACAGCCCTAAGGTCATGTACGTGATGAGCGGCGGGTACACCGCCGGGTCGGGAACCTTCATGGACACCATCATCACGCAAGCGGGCGGAACGAACGTCGCGGCCGAGGCGGGAATAAAGAGCTATCAGCCGATCAGCAGCGAAGTCGTCGTCGAACAGCAACCCGACTGGTTCATCCTCTCGGCCGGTTCGAAGATTCCCGACGATTATGGCGAAACCCCGGCCGCGAAGGAGAACCGGACCGTCTCGCTGAACCCGAACTACGTGAGCCAACCCGCCCCGCAAATCGTGACACCCATCACGAAACTGGCGAAGACGCTCCACCCGGAGGCGTACGCACAGGCCAACGTCACCACGACGACTGAAACCACGAACACGGACACGAGCGGCACCGACTCGAAAACGACCACGACTACTGCCGCCACGACGACGGAATCGAACGGCCAACCCGGACTCGGCGTTCCCGTCGCCGTCGCCGCCGTCGCGCTGGTCGGACTGCTGGCGCGGCGCGACTGA
- the btuC gene encoding vitamin B12 ABC transporter permease BtuC: MRYGTRVTTWCAGLAATLVAVVLVSAAIGPTSLSPVVVGKAILNAVAVPTGVRLGKQALVVPGGLTIGVPALDLRYGHVFSFAVPHTAEVIVVRLRLPRIALAGVVGFALATAGVVMQGFFRNPMADPSIIGVSSGAAVGAVATIALSISIPFALPLFSFGGAIAAAFSVYLLATQNGRTPVATLLLAGVAVQTLLGAVVSFLLLRSGRSLREAVLWLMGHLHNASWTKVGLALPVSVLGFAVLLAFAADLNVLLLGEEDAHNLGVEVERTKRLLLTVASVVTAAAVSVSGVIGFVGLVVPHIMRLLVGPDHRILLPTSALAGAVFLVATDTVARSAVGAVDLPVGIVTAFLGAPFFLYLLRKREVRSL; the protein is encoded by the coding sequence ATGCGATACGGGACGCGCGTGACGACGTGGTGTGCGGGGTTGGCGGCGACGCTCGTCGCCGTCGTGCTGGTGAGCGCGGCCATCGGTCCGACCTCGCTCTCGCCTGTCGTCGTCGGCAAGGCCATTCTCAACGCGGTGGCGGTGCCGACCGGCGTCCGGCTCGGCAAGCAGGCGCTCGTCGTGCCCGGCGGACTGACCATCGGGGTTCCCGCGCTGGACCTTCGGTACGGTCACGTCTTCTCGTTCGCGGTTCCACACACCGCCGAGGTCATCGTCGTTCGACTTCGACTGCCGCGAATCGCCCTCGCCGGAGTCGTGGGCTTCGCCCTCGCAACCGCGGGCGTCGTGATGCAGGGTTTCTTCCGCAACCCGATGGCGGACCCGTCCATCATCGGCGTCTCCTCCGGCGCGGCGGTCGGCGCGGTGGCGACCATCGCGCTCTCGATTTCCATCCCCTTCGCGCTCCCCCTCTTCTCGTTCGGCGGTGCAATCGCCGCCGCCTTCAGCGTCTACCTGCTGGCGACGCAGAACGGGCGAACCCCCGTCGCCACCCTCCTCCTCGCCGGTGTCGCGGTACAGACGCTCCTCGGTGCCGTCGTCTCCTTCCTCCTCCTCCGGAGCGGCAGAAGCCTCCGCGAGGCCGTGCTGTGGCTGATGGGTCACCTCCACAACGCGTCGTGGACGAAGGTCGGCCTCGCGCTCCCCGTCTCCGTCCTCGGATTCGCCGTCCTCCTCGCGTTCGCGGCCGACCTCAACGTTCTCCTGCTCGGCGAGGAGGACGCCCACAACCTCGGCGTGGAAGTCGAGCGGACGAAGCGCCTCCTTCTCACCGTCGCCAGCGTCGTCACCGCCGCCGCGGTTTCGGTGTCCGGCGTCATCGGGTTCGTCGGCCTCGTCGTCCCGCACATCATGCGCCTGCTGGTCGGTCCCGACCACCGCATCCTGCTCCCCACCAGCGCGCTCGCCGGGGCCGTCTTTCTGGTCGCAACCGATACCGTCGCTCGCTCCGCCGTCGGCGCGGTGGACCTCCCCGTCGGCATCGTCACCGCCTTCCTCGGCGCGCCCTTCTTCCTCTATCTGCTCCGCAAACGCGAGGTGCGCTCGCTGTGA
- a CDS encoding ATP-binding cassette domain-containing protein: protein MIRIEDVSITLGENEVLDGVSASIDEGRFVGLVGPNGAGKTTLLRATNGVLSPDSGRVVVDDDAIADLSSKAASRRVATVPQDTSLSFDFDVRNVVAMGRNPYRTRFGSEIGAKPAGSDGFGGERGTDVVERAMDRTEVSAFADRSITEVSGGERQRVLLARALAQDTPVLLLDEPTASLDINHQVRTFELVRELVADGKTVVAAIHDLNLAAHYCDELLLLADGSVLADGTPTEVLAEETLREAFDTRAVVSRHPVTGSTYVTALPERTAGTDGNGDREDDGSGRVHVIGGGGTVSRLLYLLSAAGHEVSVGVLNEGDSDLETARHLGLETVAEEPFAPIGPEARTAVERRIREADVTVLADVEIGTGNVANLDAAAEAESVVVVEERPFEDRNYAGSEAAVRYRSLRERGTVVSPDDLLSAVADAV, encoded by the coding sequence GTGATTCGAATCGAGGACGTCTCGATAACGCTCGGCGAAAACGAGGTCCTCGACGGCGTGTCGGCGTCCATCGACGAAGGGCGTTTCGTCGGCCTCGTCGGGCCGAACGGGGCGGGCAAGACGACCCTCCTCCGCGCGACCAACGGCGTCCTTTCGCCCGATTCGGGCCGCGTGGTCGTGGACGACGACGCTATCGCGGACCTCTCCTCGAAGGCCGCCAGCCGTCGCGTGGCGACCGTACCACAGGACACCTCTCTCTCGTTCGATTTCGACGTGCGCAACGTGGTGGCGATGGGTCGGAACCCGTACCGGACCCGGTTCGGGAGCGAAATAGGCGCGAAACCCGCGGGGAGCGACGGATTCGGCGGGGAAAGGGGGACCGATGTGGTGGAACGCGCGATGGACCGAACCGAGGTGTCGGCGTTCGCCGACCGCTCCATCACCGAGGTCAGCGGCGGCGAGCGCCAGCGCGTGTTACTGGCGCGGGCGCTCGCACAGGACACCCCCGTCCTCCTGTTGGACGAACCGACCGCCAGCCTCGACATCAATCACCAAGTCCGCACGTTCGAACTCGTCCGCGAACTCGTCGCCGACGGGAAGACCGTCGTCGCCGCGATTCACGACTTGAACCTCGCCGCCCACTACTGCGACGAACTCCTGCTCCTCGCGGACGGGTCCGTGCTCGCCGACGGAACCCCCACCGAGGTACTCGCCGAGGAGACCCTCCGCGAGGCGTTCGACACTCGCGCGGTGGTCTCCAGACACCCCGTGACCGGTTCGACCTACGTGACCGCGCTCCCCGAGCGAACCGCCGGAACCGACGGCAATGGCGACCGCGAGGACGATGGGAGCGGTCGGGTGCACGTCATCGGCGGCGGCGGAACCGTCTCACGACTCCTCTACTTGCTCTCGGCGGCGGGCCACGAGGTGTCCGTCGGCGTGTTGAACGAGGGCGACTCGGACCTCGAAACCGCCCGCCACCTCGGACTGGAGACGGTCGCCGAAGAGCCCTTCGCGCCCATCGGCCCCGAGGCGCGAACCGCCGTCGAGCGGCGCATCCGCGAGGCCGACGTGACCGTCCTCGCCGACGTCGAAATTGGGACGGGCAACGTGGCGAACCTGGACGCCGCCGCCGAGGCGGAATCGGTCGTCGTCGTGGAGGAACGACCCTTCGAGGACAGGAACTACGCCGGAAGCGAGGCGGCGGTTCGGTACCGGTCGCTCCGCGAGCGCGGAACGGTGGTGTCCCCGGACGACCTCCTCTCGGCGGTCGCCGACGCGGTGTGA